GAAAGGGCTGAATTGGATTTTCGTTGTCGATCAATTCTCCGCGAGATGAAAAAGAAAGACGAAATACATTTGGTGCTAAATAGACGATTCGATCAATTGTCTAAGAAAAACAGTGGTCTCATTGAGCAGGAACTTCTCTTGACGTGAGTTTttacaaaagttttattaagttggtaaaaaaaagggttatacaaacaacatatttttaatatatatcatAAAGATATATACTTTTAAGCAGCGGATACAACCAACTTTggataaatgtttttttaccGACAGATTTCTTACAAAAAACCTGATTTGTCGTCTGAAATTCATAGAATTGATTTGTCGTAAGCAGGCTGTCGTTTTTCGGTGTTGGAGCTCATCAACCTTAGCTAAGCTGAGTTGCGTAAGTTTTAGCATCGACACAACGTTATTCTTCAAAGAAAACTTGCCTAGGATTTGGTAAAATCTGCAAAATCTTTTCTCTAGTAAGGTCGGTGCTCGTACATATTCGCCAGACGTGATATCagttaaatttgataataataataattacattagATCTGCGACGCAGACAAAATCCATTGTATAATATACGAGAACTTTGACCTCGAATTTAACGCACTTGCGCGcccaattttgaaaaatcccGTCTTAAGCGCCGAtgaatttgtcatattttgtatcttgagccgtttggcctgtacaatgctcagtcagttggacaaacaactttatatatacagatttacttaaaaattctgGTTTTTAAGTTGTGACCGTCTTTAAGTAAATGAGAGTATATAACGAATTTGTCCTTAAAATTTCAGAACGTTCGGATAAGGGAAAGAGAGTTTTTCACAGAATGATTACAGGGCTTTTCACAGTCGGTCTCCTTGACTGTAACGTTTTCTATTAGTTtcaaagtattattttttattagtttgtttaacataatttatgtatttagcAATGAACTGATGAATGTTAATAAGAAACTTAATATCGTTACGGCTAAACTGGATGAGGCTCTGCGCCAGAAGGAAGAGGGGGAGCGTAGCCGGGAGAAACTGCGGGTCGAGATTACCAATCTGAACGATAACGTCTCAAGCATACGCTATGAGCTTGTCGTTCAGCGTGGTCGGACGCAGGAAACGCAATTTCTACTGGACAGTGCCAATATCTTGTTGGATGAGAAGGATGCAAAGATGCACAAGATTGTCAAGGAGCGAAACGATCTGGTCGTGGAAAGCAATGCCCTCAGCAAGACTATTGAGACATTGGAGGGTCAGTATTATTAATCTCAACTTTAGTGAATCTAATCAATTACACTACTTTCCATAGATCATGTGGCGTTAAAATCGGAAAGATTGGCCAAAATGCAGGAGCAGCTTCAGCATAAACAACAAGAGTTTCAGGCGCTTAAGCAGCAAATGGAGACAGTTCACACAGAGAAGGTAATACTACAGAGAAGCTTCGCGGTGTGTGGACAGGATCGCCAGACATTGCAGAACATCAATGCCAAACAGGCCTTccaaataaatcaattgtgCAGCCAATTTGCGACCCATGAGAAGGAAACCATCACGctgaaaaatcaaattgaacagATGCACGGTCTGGTGAAGCACAAACAGAATGAGATTCATGCCAAGGAACGACAGCTGAAGAGCGTACGCATGGAACTCTACGAGATGAAGATGCGATCGGGAAAATTGCAGCACACGATCGAGGAGGATGAGAAGCGCTTTAAAAAGATCACCACCACTTTGGAGGATGAGAGAAAGAGCAAGAATCTTGCGGGTAAACAAATGATAAGACGCAATGGGGAGTTGATTATGCTGCGCGAGAAGTTGGACATGATGCAGTTGGCTCTCAGTCGTGGCACTGTTCAATACAATCAGCGCATTGACGACATTCGTCTGCTCAAGACAGAGATCACCAATTTGCGCATGTCCAAGGATTGCCTGGAGCGATCCATATCCAGTTCGGTTAACATGCGCCACGAGGTTGTGCGACTCGAGCGTCAACTCGTTCGTGAACGGTTGCACGTGGCAGCCTTTACGGAGGAGCTGAAGCATCCTTATCGCATACATCGATGGCGTGTGTTACGCGGCAGCGATCCTCACAAGTACGAGCTCATCGGCAAGATTCAGGCGCTCCTCAAGCGCAACATTCGCCTCACCGTCGAGCGACGCAACTTGGAGAACAAGGTGCAGGATGTGCAGCGTCTGTACGATACGCTCAAGCAGCAATTGCAGCATGTTCCAGATCCCAGCATGCAGGAGCGACTGTGGCTACAGCAGCGCATCAATCAACGACAGATTCGCAAGGTGAAGGCCATGAAGGCGGAGCTGGCCATCAATGAGATTGATCTGCAGACCCGCGATGTCATCATTGGTGAATATCAGAATGCTCTTAAGAAGCAAATGCAGCCCAATCCAGCCATCGTTCAGAGCGTATCCTGTCACTCCAACCTAAACGAAAAGTTCACGAAAGCGATCTTCCAAGACAGTTCCTCGTTAGAATAGTCGCCTTTTTATTATAGTCAGTGAGTATATACAGATGAAATGAGGATGTATATCTAAAGCAGCGTGCTGACCATCTTGAAGCCGGCGCCCAAAGTGCGAGGAAGCTGTGCAGGAGCTGAGTAGCAATGTGCCTGCATCTGCTCCAGAAGCTGACGCTCCTCCAACAGCTTCTGCTTGCGTCGCTTCTCCTCCAGCAGCTGCGTCTTGGTTTGTGCCAGGCTGCCCCGCATCTCTTCCAGCTTCATTGCCTTGGACTTGTCGTCAGCCTCCCTGGCACTCAGCTCGGCCATGAGAACCTTCAGCTTGCGATCCTTTGCGGATAAACTGGCCTGCAAGCGAATCGAACATATATCACGATATGAAAGTGTTgtaaactattattttaattatatatttttatttaaatcactTGCATTCAGTTTTTGACTGATATTTTCTATTCTCAATATTTTAGCCAAATCAACCGAGTCATGTAGCTCACAAGCAAGCGTTGTCTGTTTATGTAATTCTTAttcaaaatcaacttttattgtggtaaattaaataattctttaaCACTACGACTAAGAAGAAAGTAAAATGCTTCGAGTTTGGTTGACGTAAGATGAGTATGATATATCAGGGCTGGGAAtactgattaaaaattttaatcagcacctgttaactaataaataaatacatttttaaatactggaatttttcaagcgaaaaataattattttataaatttagttgaatatTCAAGTCTAcagtaaattactttaaaaatgctTCAATTCTGTCACAACtactttttgtataatttgtaCTTCTAGTTGAAATTTTCcagttgacatttaaaatgcttgaAAATTCAAGCTTACAGTAAATTACTACTGGCACTGGTTTATGTTGCAGCACCAgcgaatatttatttatttatttccctaCCTGTACAATTAtgcttgacattttttcaaagcaTTAAGAATTTGCTTGGGATTTTTCTTACCAGCATACTTTTAATTGGGATATTTATATccactatttaattttttgggaTATTCTACTTCAGCATATTTTTACTAAGAATTTTATACTCCAGCAAATACTTAATTGAGATTTTTTACCTCCAGcatatttttacttgaaattttttatttccagCATATATTTACTTGAGACGAGTTCATAAATCTGATATATATacactacatatatataagtcATGCATATATCTAATATAtgtaaagtgtatatatatcaaatttttctCTAATATCCTCGAATAAACGCTTGCTGCAAATTTTGACCTGTAGAAAGACAATTGTTGTTCCAAGTTTCACCAATGCATCTTTAAAACTAAGTCTACCTCGTTTAATGCATTACAATttgctaataaaattataatacaatggtatattagaaaaatataatttgggAATACCTTGATCGTGTTCAGCTCCGCTTGCACCTTGTGACTGGGCAGCTTCAACATAAACTCCTTCAAGGCCGCGTAGAGTTGTTGGGCCTCGTTGAGGGCACGTTCCTGCTCCAAGGCAGCCACATTCTGTCCCAGGAGGTGTTTGCGCAGAATGTGAATGCGTTCGAGGAGGTCCATTTTTTCAGGATCCTTGCCGCGTAAGAGTCGCCAGCGATGGATATTCATGGGTGTCATCAGTTCATCCTGCAGGGCACGTGCCTTGATGCGTTCCTGGTTGAGAAGACGTTGCATTTGTAGTAGCTCCTGGCGAAGATCGGCGGCACTTTCACGATCAGCACGTAGTACATTGCGTTCAGTGCGTAAATTCTTAATCTCCACGGCCATCAAACGCATGTCGTCCTGGCACTGGGAACACTGACGTTCCGTTTGATCGTAGGCTGTCTGTAAATTCTCCAAATTGTGCTGAAGACGTGCGTACTCCTCGTTGCGTTTGGTCAACGCCGCATTAATCGAGTTCTTCTCATTCATGAGATTGTCGACATCCTTGCGCAATCGAGCCAAACGCTGCTCATCCTCCTGCAGCGACTTGGCATGACGATCGTTCTCCTTGCGTTTGTCCAACAGCTCCGCCTTGGTGTGCTGCTGACCCAACTGAGCATGGCGCACATCGTTGCGCAGGAGACGACGCTCTTTCTCCATGCGATCgatttgcagttgcaatttgcTCAGCTCTCCATCCCGATAAGTAATCTTGCCCTTCAGCGTTTCGATCTGTGCCTGCAGATTGGCCAACTGATCTCGCAGCTTTTGACGATCCTCGTCAGCAGCTTGAACAGATCTCTGCAAGCTTTGACGCTCATTCGTCAAAAGATCGTGCTGTTGTTGAAACTTTAAGCATTTGGTCTCCAGATCGCTTATCGTGCGCTTCAACTCGATTTCGTAGTTCTCCTTGAGGTGAATTTCATCTGTTGGTTGGCAGGATTAAAGATATTCAGAGTGGAAACAGTAAAAGATTAAAACTTTCTCACTTTGCAGCAGGTCGACTTTGTCAATCCAGTGCTGAATCTCGTCCAGCTTTTTGGACTTCTCCTTTTTGTGCTTCTTGATGTCCTCCAGTTGTTTTTTCACTTTCAGATCCATTCCACTGATAATATCTTTGAGAGCACGCACCTCATGCTGCGACTCCTGATACAATGCGCTGCACTGCTCGGCGGTTTGATGCTCGCTTTGCAGATCCCGCTTAAGGACATCCCTCTCCTTGGTCAGATTCTCGTTGTTCTTCTCGAAATGATGCACCACGCGTCGCATAGACTCCAACTCCTTGTCCTGTGTGCCCAACTGTGTTCTGCAAATTACTCAAATTGATATATAcgaaaataccaaatttttgaacaataaattaaaaacccaGAAGTAGAATACTCTAATAAATTGGAATAtacaaataagtaaaataaagatgaatatttttattatattgaacaTAAGAACGAAATTGTGAAAggaaaattcgaaaataaaaaataatttatcaaacttaatttcaaaatttattattgattttcgaTTTTCTCTTAACATTTATGTACAGTAAGCTGGAATCAATTGAGTAGGtattatactttttaaaaggATTATCATAAGAAAACATAAATGTTTCGATGGAAAAAAATCACTCGGAGATAAAAGTACAAGCTTACATTTTcctaaatttaataaattaagttgttcGTAATTGTTGTACTCTGAATAatcttcatatttaaatttccttGATTTTTTCTACCTTACTTTTGtatcattaaattattgtttcttaatgttttttcattgtttttgacATTCTAGTAAATATTCCACTTACACATCAgttgacaaaattattatcttctgtaaattacaaaaatgtaaactaaaattggcaaaataaaataaaaaattattgaaaaataaattaaataattgaaaacttaagcaatttacataaaaaagaGAAGTGTTACTAGTGCCTTAGTATAGAAATGAATGCTTGTTGCATTAGTTTATGCggtaacaaatacaaatataattaataaatgatgACTCACTTTAGTCGCATATTTTCCTGCTCCACTTCTTGTTTGGACATCTCCAGGCCGCCGTATTTGCGTGCAATGGTCTCCTGAGACTTGGCCAACTTTGCGGCTTCCTGGCGCTGCTTGATGAGCTCATCTTCGCGTACTTTTAGAAGATTAATGCGCTGTGTTAGCGCACGCTTGTTTTTGTCCCGTTCCTGCACCGTGTACTCCAGATCGACTGTAATCTTGGCCAGCTTATTGCAGGTGCTATTGTGCAGGGTGTTGAGATGCTCCATGTTTGTCTTCAGCGAGAGAATTTGCAGATTCTGACGCACTTTCACCTTGGTTAGATGCTCGTTTTGGGATTTGATGTGCGCTATTTGCTCCAGATACTTGGTCTCCTCGCTCTTCATTGTGCTCAGCTCCTTGGCGAGAGCATCGCATTTCCGTTTCAAGTTGCATGCATCGTTGGAGGTTTCCTAAAAAATAAAGGCATCTTCTGTTGGAAATTCTAGAAACTCATTTTTGTTAATCACATACATCTAGGAGCTTAAGCAACTCCTTGTTCTTGCCCTCCAGTGTCTGGATGGTGGCCTCCACTTCGGCCGTGTAGACGCGCTGAAGCTGAAGTCGTTTATTTAGATCTTTAATTTCACCATTAAGCCTTTCGCATTCCTTGCTATCATCCCTCTTGTTGCTCATGGCTATGCCTTTCTCCTTCAGATGTGTCACCATCTGCTCCGCGGATTCTAGTTTCTCTCGCAACCTCAATCCTTCGTCCTGTGCCGTCTGCTCGCGTATCTGTGCCGCATCCTTCTGCTTCCAAGCACCCTCTATTGAtcgaaaatatgtatattaccaGATTATAATTGAGAATTCCCACACCCACCTATAACACCACGCAGTTCCTCAATGGTTGCCAAGTCCAACTTGCTTAATCGCGCCTCATTTTCTAAGCGACTCTCGAGTGTCGCGATCTGTTCTCTCAACTCCTGCGATCTTCCTTCCTCCATGCGTAAATCATTCTTGTATCGGGTGCCGCAGATGAGCAGACGTTGCACATTGTCCGCATTGTTGGGAGTGTCCTTCTGTCGTAGCGCCTTAGTTGCCTATGTATTGTATTCAATTTGTTACACTGTGATATTGGGATCAGGTAGATTACTTACCTCAGGCATCTTCTCGCAGAGTTCCCTGAAGAAATCATCATCAAAATCTTCGGGCACCAGCGGCTC
The genomic region above belongs to Drosophila innubila isolate TH190305 chromosome 3R unlocalized genomic scaffold, UK_Dinn_1.0 2_E_3R, whole genome shotgun sequence and contains:
- the LOC117791473 gene encoding cilia- and flagella-associated protein 58; the encoded protein is MSLRKVSKNKSRAAVANGPVDVNNLSLEEQFADHVNVAELDLIKDLDSEFFTNSYDLVQQLVPISSFAAGKMKRFVDILARMHTHYSNEVAASTEMQEKVNAAQKKLRLTLELTDTSNAMVEEMRESLAEAWRNADAAHNRETMLYGNIDSAYSEQPLKQSLEVDNTKNQNDMRFRALVFRERDRLARELKEHQKRLETNRFYSESMEGIIEDHRKMISTQQTRIKLSEREVFKLEHKLRICVETYDEKIHSQRKEIGTLFLANQNLRYCEKNYIDCKALNENLKQIIDKLSQENFNLQKINHRKEEEINHTKGLLTALESDVRALRRERAELDFRCRSILREMKKKDEIHLVLNRRFDQLSKKNSGLIEQELLLTNELMNVNKKLNIVTAKLDEALRQKEEGERSREKLRVEITNLNDNVSSIRYELVVQRGRTQETQFLLDSANILLDEKDAKMHKIVKERNDLVVESNALSKTIETLEDHVALKSERLAKMQEQLQHKQQEFQALKQQMETVHTEKVILQRSFAVCGQDRQTLQNINAKQAFQINQLCSQFATHEKETITLKNQIEQMHGLVKHKQNEIHAKERQLKSVRMELYEMKMRSGKLQHTIEEDEKRFKKITTTLEDERKSKNLAGKQMIRRNGELIMLREKLDMMQLALSRGTVQYNQRIDDIRLLKTEITNLRMSKDCLERSISSSVNMRHEVVRLERQLVRERLHVAAFTEELKHPYRIHRWRVLRGSDPHKYELIGKIQALLKRNIRLTVERRNLENKVQDVQRLYDTLKQQLQHVPDPSMQERLWLQQRINQRQIRKVKAMKAELAINEIDLQTRDVIIGEYQNALKKQMQPNPAIVQSVSCHSNLNEKFTKAIFQDSSSLE
- the LOC117791474 gene encoding cilia- and flagella-associated protein 58 yields the protein MSKASGSEDEPLVPEDFDDDFFRELCEKMPEATKALRQKDTPNNADNVQRLLICGTRYKNDLRMEEGRSQELREQIATLESRLENEARLSKLDLATIEELRGVIEGAWKQKDAAQIREQTAQDEGLRLREKLESAEQMVTHLKEKGIAMSNKRDDSKECERLNGEIKDLNKRLQLQRVYTAEVEATIQTLEGKNKELLKLLDETSNDACNLKRKCDALAKELSTMKSEETKYLEQIAHIKSQNEHLTKVKVRQNLQILSLKTNMEHLNTLHNSTCNKLAKITVDLEYTVQERDKNKRALTQRINLLKVREDELIKQRQEAAKLAKSQETIARKYGGLEMSKQEVEQENMRLKTQLGTQDKELESMRRVVHHFEKNNENLTKERDVLKRDLQSEHQTAEQCSALYQESQHEVRALKDIISGMDLKVKKQLEDIKKHKKEKSKKLDEIQHWIDKVDLLQNEIHLKENYEIELKRTISDLETKCLKFQQQHDLLTNERQSLQRSVQAADEDRQKLRDQLANLQAQIETLKGKITYRDGELSKLQLQIDRMEKERRLLRNDVRHAQLGQQHTKAELLDKRKENDRHAKSLQEDEQRLARLRKDVDNLMNEKNSINAALTKRNEEYARLQHNLENLQTAYDQTERQCSQCQDDMRLMAVEIKNLRTERNVLRADRESAADLRQELLQMQRLLNQERIKARALQDELMTPMNIHRWRLLRGKDPEKMDLLERIHILRKHLLGQNVAALEQERALNEAQQLYAALKEFMLKLPSHKVQAELNTIKASLSAKDRKLKVLMAELSAREADDKSKAMKLEEMRGSLAQTKTQLLEEKRRKQKLLEERQLLEQMQAHCYSAPAQLPRTLGAGFKMVSTLL